The genomic window GTCCATATTTTTAAAGATCTAGATGAATTAGTAGATTCTGGAATAAATAGAGAGGGCAGATACGCTGTTCTGACTCAGACAACCTTGAATAAAAACAGTTTTGAGAGGGTAAAGGAGTACATCCATAATAATTTTCCCAATGCAGAGATATTTAACAAAATCTGCGGAGCCACCTTTGTGAGGCAGAAAGCAGCTGAAAAGCTTGCAGATCAAGTAGATTTGGTACTTGTAATAGGAGGGAAAAATAGCTCAAACACAAGGAAACTGTACGACATATCTAAGGGTATCAATCCTAACACCTACCTGATTCAGGAGGAGAAAGATATATGCACGGACTGGCTTGCTGGAATTAGAAAAGTAGGGATAACCGCCGGAGCATCAACACCAGAAGAAATAATAATAAAAATAGAAAATAAATTAAGGGGGATTATTGATGTTTGATAATAACAATGCTTACGATGAGTTTGAGGCACTACTAAATGACTACCTGCCAGACGAAGAGGAGA from uncultured Ilyobacter sp. includes these protein-coding regions:
- the ispH gene encoding 4-hydroxy-3-methylbut-2-enyl diphosphate reductase, with the translated sequence MEIVRAEKMGFCFGVKEAVELSEALSKTEKNKRIFMLGMLVHNEHVIEDLRKKGIKILEEEAVLKNKDDLEEGDIVIIRAHGTIKQIYDRLEEKNVEIHDAACSFVTEIRNTLVEMEKKGYDTIFIGDKEHPEVKGIISFGERVHIFKDLDELVDSGINREGRYAVLTQTTLNKNSFERVKEYIHNNFPNAEIFNKICGATFVRQKAAEKLADQVDLVLVIGGKNSSNTRKLYDISKGINPNTYLIQEEKDICTDWLAGIRKVGITAGASTPEEIIIKIENKLRGIIDV